Proteins encoded within one genomic window of Actinomycetota bacterium:
- a CDS encoding FUSC family protein, translating to MKRPRLLWALMRQHSESVMAWPAAIHRGVLVGLLVALGAGFGDLPYGAAAGFGALSVGLVPPGISRSLLVRICLGVAVLSASAGFAVQLVAGTWWLLLLLPLLGYVYGTVGGNGLLAFNLTLGPLATAVGLSGIAPMTLSHVTVSALAILAGGLIATSAAVMTWPRERITEVRRAVTASLCSLLELVRSEQASPGLHLHGIDIAARAMALVDSAGLPQDRRQYFSDVLDQIYETRVVVSSWLMNAQPDPLHRGAVVVRLEAITRSFQHPAEPPQQDTGVVPPELTAALGDLDAAVTSSLSPASKTRAVRVGSDEPTLRSWFTHLPSSLAIGAPGARQGLRIALALAVATAISLWFGIPHGYWIAMSALMVMKSDFASTLSQGLLRVAGTVVAVVAVSAVFAMIGDVGWVYAVLIMIAAPLVMRWMTVNYFWASIAMATTMLLLSEAQTPSLGPPEARLLATLLGCGIALIVFLVLPNWRGSELVAVLTGAIRAQFDWTTEVLAALADPSPLDKVRLRELDLFARRALSTAVPVTTAALIEPHRTKCDPLVGTDLVTTIGWAGLATMALQRVLQDGAGLQRDWFRSDEFSAVRGQVQDCFNTALTNLDADGEGAVLRETRTTEQKLTMPVYVARLLDASSQLSIDSQRLIRSDSGRTYWCGS from the coding sequence ATGAAGCGCCCGCGTCTGCTGTGGGCACTGATGCGTCAGCACTCCGAATCAGTCATGGCGTGGCCAGCGGCGATCCACCGCGGCGTCCTGGTCGGACTTCTTGTAGCCCTCGGCGCGGGGTTCGGCGATTTGCCCTATGGCGCTGCAGCTGGCTTTGGTGCTCTCAGTGTTGGCCTCGTCCCGCCAGGGATCAGCCGCTCATTGCTGGTACGAATTTGCCTGGGCGTCGCAGTCTTGTCTGCTTCTGCGGGCTTCGCGGTCCAACTCGTCGCAGGTACTTGGTGGTTACTGCTGTTACTCCCGCTACTCGGCTATGTCTACGGAACTGTGGGTGGCAATGGGCTTTTGGCGTTCAACCTGACTCTTGGCCCACTGGCCACTGCGGTCGGTCTGAGCGGAATCGCGCCGATGACATTGTCACACGTCACGGTCTCGGCGCTCGCGATTCTGGCGGGGGGTCTGATCGCGACTTCGGCAGCGGTGATGACCTGGCCCCGCGAACGAATCACCGAGGTTCGCCGAGCGGTCACTGCGAGTCTGTGTTCGCTGCTTGAGTTGGTGCGCAGCGAACAGGCGTCCCCCGGGCTGCACCTTCATGGCATCGACATTGCGGCGCGAGCCATGGCTCTGGTCGATTCGGCGGGCCTGCCCCAAGATCGACGGCAGTACTTTTCGGATGTACTGGATCAGATCTACGAGACGCGAGTTGTCGTGTCCTCGTGGCTCATGAACGCGCAACCTGATCCGCTCCATCGAGGCGCTGTGGTCGTTCGGTTGGAAGCAATCACTCGATCATTCCAACACCCAGCCGAGCCCCCGCAGCAGGACACGGGCGTCGTGCCGCCTGAATTGACGGCGGCTCTTGGAGATCTCGATGCCGCCGTCACCTCCTCCCTTTCGCCAGCCTCGAAAACACGAGCTGTGCGGGTTGGCAGCGATGAGCCAACTCTGCGGAGTTGGTTCACACATTTGCCGTCGTCACTGGCAATTGGAGCGCCCGGCGCGCGTCAGGGACTTAGGATCGCGCTCGCTTTGGCGGTCGCGACAGCAATCTCGCTGTGGTTCGGCATCCCTCACGGTTACTGGATCGCGATGTCCGCGCTCATGGTGATGAAATCCGACTTTGCGAGCACACTGTCGCAGGGCCTCCTACGCGTTGCGGGTACCGTCGTCGCAGTGGTCGCTGTATCTGCGGTCTTCGCGATGATCGGTGATGTCGGCTGGGTCTACGCAGTCCTCATCATGATTGCTGCCCCTCTGGTGATGCGCTGGATGACTGTGAATTACTTCTGGGCGTCCATCGCGATGGCGACGACGATGCTGTTGCTATCTGAAGCGCAGACCCCGTCTCTTGGGCCACCGGAGGCACGACTCTTGGCCACCTTGCTGGGTTGCGGTATTGCACTGATCGTCTTCCTGGTGCTGCCGAACTGGCGCGGTAGCGAATTGGTCGCCGTACTGACCGGCGCTATCCGAGCCCAGTTCGATTGGACAACGGAGGTACTGGCGGCACTCGCGGACCCGTCACCGTTGGACAAAGTCCGTCTCAGGGAGCTCGATTTGTTCGCCCGGCGCGCTCTTTCGACAGCGGTGCCAGTCACTACGGCCGCGCTGATCGAGCCACACAGGACCAAGTGCGATCCGTTGGTCGGGACAGACCTCGTCACAACCATCGGCTGGGCGGGACTGGCCACGATGGCACTGCAACGCGTGTTGCAGGATGGCGCGGGACTGCAGCGGGACTGGTTTCGGTCGGACGAATTCAGTGCTGTCCGGGGCCAAGTCCAGGACTGCTTCAACACTGCGCTGACCAATTTGGATGCCGACGGTGAAGGCGCAGTCCTACGGGAGACCAGGACAACCGAACAAAAACTAACGATGCCGGTCTATGTTGCCAGACTCCTTGATGCCTCGTCGCAGTTGAGCATTGACTCTCAACGTCTCATTCGATCGGATTCGGGGCGCACCTACTGGTGTGGATCGTAG
- a CDS encoding ABC transporter substrate-binding protein translates to MKTMSTKKGRTAVMAGGLGAAVVLSLVGTAANAAPTPAPTKQSNAACPAADGVTPASITIGDFIPKTGPAAATFIDADKAVALRLAQENAKGGVYGRKINVIVYDDQANGQTQTTMATKALQSDHVFGVIMTTATDSAMPTFKANNVPVTGFNALAMATDRNAFSATGVPSTQYVNTATMEKLKSLGVTSAAIVSHNSPSAANSAKLQNIAAGAAGVKQGLLILDETQGTHDATSTALRIKNSGADGAYLTMFTDGVVSIVQALKQQGVNLKGINGAGIADPAVIAKSGGALEGVNAQLAVVPIGVPGHPAVRTYANGMKAAGANPYASIAPVGFAGADLMIKGLKLAGPCPTREKFISALRNVSKYDAGGLLPAPISFKPGLLPNGTPTKCAWFVTVQNGQPVPDKAATCGKIVEIATGQVVG, encoded by the coding sequence ATGAAGACTATGAGCACGAAGAAGGGCCGAACGGCTGTAATGGCCGGAGGCCTTGGCGCGGCCGTGGTGCTGTCTCTTGTCGGCACCGCAGCAAACGCCGCCCCCACGCCCGCACCCACAAAGCAAAGCAACGCCGCGTGCCCGGCGGCGGACGGCGTTACGCCGGCCAGCATCACCATCGGAGACTTCATCCCGAAGACCGGGCCGGCGGCGGCGACGTTCATCGACGCTGACAAGGCCGTGGCGCTGCGCCTCGCGCAGGAGAACGCCAAGGGCGGCGTGTACGGCCGCAAGATCAACGTGATCGTGTACGACGACCAGGCGAACGGGCAGACTCAGACGACCATGGCCACCAAGGCGCTGCAGTCTGACCATGTCTTCGGGGTGATTATGACCACGGCCACCGACTCGGCCATGCCCACGTTCAAGGCGAACAACGTGCCGGTGACGGGCTTCAACGCACTGGCGATGGCTACCGACCGCAACGCCTTCTCCGCAACCGGCGTGCCGTCGACGCAGTACGTGAACACGGCCACGATGGAGAAGCTGAAGTCCCTCGGCGTCACCAGTGCCGCGATCGTCTCGCACAACTCCCCGAGCGCGGCCAACTCGGCCAAACTCCAGAACATTGCCGCCGGAGCCGCTGGCGTCAAGCAGGGCCTGCTCATCCTCGACGAGACGCAGGGCACGCACGACGCGACCTCGACCGCGCTGCGCATCAAGAACTCCGGCGCAGACGGCGCATACCTCACGATGTTCACCGACGGTGTGGTGTCGATCGTGCAGGCGCTCAAGCAGCAGGGCGTGAACCTCAAGGGCATCAACGGCGCTGGCATCGCCGACCCCGCGGTCATCGCCAAGTCCGGTGGGGCACTTGAGGGTGTCAACGCCCAACTCGCGGTTGTGCCGATCGGTGTGCCCGGGCACCCGGCGGTGCGCACCTACGCCAATGGCATGAAGGCGGCCGGCGCCAACCCGTACGCTTCGATCGCGCCGGTCGGGTTCGCAGGGGCCGACCTCATGATCAAGGGGCTGAAGCTGGCCGGGCCGTGCCCGACCCGGGAGAAGTTCATCAGCGCCCTGCGCAACGTCTCGAAGTATGACGCCGGCGGCCTGCTGCCTGCGCCGATCTCCTTCAAGCCGGGCCTGCTGCCTAATGGCACGCCGACGAAGTGCGCATGGTTCGTAACTGTGCAAAACGGCCAGCCGGTGCCCGACAAGGCCGCGACCTGCGGCAAGATCGTCGAAATCGCCACAGGCCAGGTGGTCGGCTGA